A genomic stretch from Haloferax sp. Atlit-12N includes:
- a CDS encoding thiamine ABC transporter substrate binding subunit, translating into MRRRTFLKAAGAGGVSALLAGCTGTGGEQTTTEASGDTTETATTTTEGTTAGGESPTLTVGTYGSFVDAPSSSPGPWLKETFESEFDATLEWQTPDSGVNYYIERALQGVESGADLYVGLDAQMLVRIDQNLDEALFSPAEGLSRLGDVNEQLNFDPQGRAVPYDTGYISLVYDETYGDGDFVAPETFDGLLESEYAGALLAQNPTSSATGQAFLLHTIDAKGEDGYLDYWASLKENDVRVLGNWEDSYNAYSNGEAPMVVSYSTDQVFAAESGEDMAKHQIRFLNDQGYANPEGMAPFADASSPDLAAEFMDFMLRPEVQAEIAVRNVQFPATTTAELPEDFAQYAQEPPEAVTFSYDRLQNNLSDWTDAWAREFASK; encoded by the coding sequence ATGAGACGACGCACTTTCCTGAAGGCCGCCGGTGCGGGGGGCGTCTCCGCGCTCCTCGCCGGCTGTACCGGGACCGGCGGCGAGCAGACGACGACCGAGGCTTCGGGTGACACGACCGAGACGGCCACGACGACGACCGAGGGGACGACCGCGGGCGGCGAGTCGCCGACGCTCACCGTCGGCACCTACGGCTCGTTCGTCGACGCGCCGAGTTCGAGCCCCGGCCCGTGGCTGAAAGAGACGTTCGAGTCCGAGTTCGACGCGACGCTGGAGTGGCAGACGCCCGATTCGGGCGTGAACTACTACATCGAGCGCGCCCTCCAGGGTGTCGAGTCCGGCGCGGACCTCTACGTCGGCCTCGACGCGCAGATGCTCGTCCGCATCGACCAGAACCTCGACGAGGCGCTGTTTTCGCCCGCCGAGGGGCTGTCCCGACTCGGCGACGTGAACGAGCAACTGAACTTCGACCCGCAGGGTCGCGCGGTCCCCTACGACACGGGCTACATCTCGCTCGTCTACGACGAGACCTACGGCGACGGCGACTTCGTCGCCCCCGAGACGTTCGACGGCCTACTGGAGTCCGAGTACGCGGGCGCGCTCCTCGCGCAGAACCCCACGTCGTCGGCGACGGGACAGGCGTTCTTGCTCCACACCATCGACGCCAAGGGCGAAGACGGCTACCTCGACTACTGGGCGAGCCTGAAGGAAAACGACGTCCGCGTCCTCGGCAACTGGGAAGACTCCTACAACGCCTACTCGAACGGGGAAGCCCCGATGGTCGTCTCGTACTCGACCGACCAGGTGTTCGCCGCCGAATCCGGCGAGGACATGGCGAAACACCAGATTCGCTTCCTGAACGACCAGGGCTACGCCAACCCCGAGGGGATGGCGCCCTTCGCCGACGCGTCGAGCCCCGACCTCGCGGCCGAGTTCATGGACTTCATGCTCCGGCCCGAGGTGCAGGCCGAAATCGCCGTCCGCAACGTCCAGTTCCCGGCGACGACCACCGCGGAACTCCCCGAGGACTTCGCGCAGTACGCACAGGAGCCGCCGGAAGCCGTCACGTTCTCCTACGACCGGCTTCAGAACAACCTGAGTGACTGGACCGACGCGTGGGCCCGCGAGTTCGCCAGCAAGTGA
- a CDS encoding iron ABC transporter permease: protein MSRVSVRRVARALEQRLLTLVAALTAVVLLVLFYYPVATVFADAVLADGRLTIEPITAVLTSEFYLVDIIWFTAKQAFYSTLASLALGLPAAWLFSRFEFRGRETLRSLTILPFVMPSIMVAIGFVATFGRNGTLNRALSALGLPPVELLFTLEAIIVAHAFYNAPLVARVVTAAWESVDARTVETARSLGANPRRAFRDVVLPQLLPSIGVGATLTFIFTFASFPIVLALGGFQLATIEVFVYSRVRDLAYAEAASLAVIETVISITLTAVYLRYEASQRSAGGAANPLPRRSVLPASWTPKSTLRTVGIAGYTLVVGLVFVVPIASMILASVTGGDGGFTLANYAFLAERQATGASFQVKPLPAILNSLAFAAGTLVVAVPMGVTMAVLTTRRYRGRGLIDVLSMAPFAVSGIVVGLGLLRGLVFGVDVLGTRIRVTGALAIVAAHAVGAYPFVTRNVAPLFARLDGRLVESARSLGATRTRALVDIELPLVWTGVVAGAAFAVAISIGEFDSTIILAEGAGSYTMPVAVERFLGRRLGPATAMGCLLLLVTSASFLVVDRFGGRWGEL from the coding sequence GTGAGCCGCGTGTCGGTTCGCCGGGTCGCCCGCGCCCTCGAACAGCGACTGCTCACCCTCGTCGCGGCGCTCACCGCCGTCGTCCTCCTCGTCCTGTTTTACTACCCCGTCGCCACCGTCTTCGCCGACGCCGTCCTCGCCGACGGCCGGCTCACCATCGAACCAATCACGGCGGTGCTGACGAGCGAGTTCTACCTCGTCGACATCATCTGGTTCACCGCGAAACAGGCGTTCTACTCGACGCTCGCCAGCCTCGCGCTCGGCCTCCCCGCCGCGTGGCTGTTCTCGCGCTTCGAGTTCCGCGGCCGCGAGACGCTCCGCTCGCTCACCATCCTCCCGTTCGTCATGCCCTCCATCATGGTCGCCATCGGCTTCGTGGCGACGTTCGGCCGCAACGGGACGCTGAACCGCGCGCTCTCCGCCCTCGGCCTCCCGCCGGTCGAGCTGCTGTTCACGCTCGAAGCCATCATCGTCGCCCACGCGTTCTACAACGCCCCGCTCGTCGCCCGCGTCGTCACCGCCGCGTGGGAGAGCGTGGACGCCCGAACCGTCGAGACCGCCCGCTCGCTCGGCGCGAACCCGCGGCGGGCCTTCCGCGACGTGGTCCTCCCACAGCTCCTGCCCTCTATCGGCGTCGGCGCGACCCTGACGTTCATCTTCACCTTCGCGTCGTTCCCCATCGTCCTCGCGCTCGGCGGCTTCCAACTGGCGACCATCGAGGTGTTCGTCTACTCGCGGGTGCGAGACCTCGCGTACGCCGAGGCCGCCAGTCTCGCGGTCATCGAGACGGTCATCTCCATCACGCTGACCGCCGTCTACCTCCGGTACGAGGCGAGCCAGCGGTCGGCCGGCGGCGCGGCGAATCCGCTTCCTCGCCGGTCTGTGCTCCCCGCCAGCTGGACGCCGAAATCGACGCTCCGGACGGTCGGCATCGCCGGCTACACCCTCGTCGTCGGACTGGTGTTCGTCGTCCCCATCGCCAGCATGATTCTGGCGAGCGTCACCGGCGGCGACGGCGGCTTCACCCTCGCCAACTACGCCTTCCTCGCCGAGCGGCAGGCGACCGGCGCGAGCTTTCAGGTCAAGCCCCTCCCGGCCATCCTGAACTCGCTGGCCTTCGCCGCGGGGACGCTCGTCGTGGCCGTCCCGATGGGCGTGACGATGGCCGTCCTCACGACCCGACGATACCGCGGGCGCGGGCTCATCGACGTGCTCTCGATGGCTCCCTTCGCCGTCTCGGGCATCGTCGTCGGCCTCGGCCTGCTCCGCGGACTGGTGTTCGGCGTCGACGTGCTAGGGACGCGAATCCGCGTCACCGGCGCGCTCGCCATCGTCGCGGCCCACGCCGTCGGCGCGTACCCCTTCGTCACCCGGAACGTCGCGCCGCTTTTCGCCCGACTGGACGGTCGGCTCGTAGAGTCCGCGCGGTCGCTCGGCGCGACCAGAACCCGCGCGCTCGTGGACATCGAACTCCCGCTCGTCTGGACCGGCGTCGTCGCGGGCGCGGCGTTCGCCGTCGCCATCAGCATCGGCGAGTTCGATTCGACCATCATCCTCGCGGAGGGGGCGGGAAGCTACACGATGCCCGTCGCAGTCGAGCGATTCCTCGGCAGACGGCTCGGCCCCGCGACGGCCATGGGCTGTCTCCTCCTTCTCGTCACGTCCGCCAGTTTCCTCGTCGTGGACCGCTTCGGCGGCCGGTGGGGCGAGCTATGA
- a CDS encoding ABC transporter ATP-binding protein has product MRLELDAVSKRYGSATALDSVSLSVDDGEFFTLVGPSGCGKTTTLRCIAGFESPTEGTVRFDGESMAGVAPESRGVGVVFQNYALFPHLSVGENVAYGLRFTDPPGGGSRDGRVAELLDLVDLSGFEDRDPDSLSGGQQQRVALARALAPGPDLLLLDEPMSALDARLRDRLRRQVKRIQSELGVTTVYVTHDQSEALAVSDRVAVLNRGRVEQVGRPRELYHRPRTRFVAEFLGENNVLDAVVESRPETGGIRVGVGDAVFTLAEGRRVLGRAGEVSGERAETDEKAGDRPARPAPGDDLTFCVRPEQLRVGAGTNQILGTVVDTEFQGATTRVRLDWGGTELVVAVEDGGEKSDAAFEVGTTLEVGFAPASAHIVE; this is encoded by the coding sequence GTGAGACTCGAACTCGACGCGGTGTCCAAGCGCTACGGCTCGGCGACGGCGCTCGATTCCGTCTCGCTGTCGGTCGACGACGGCGAGTTCTTCACGCTCGTCGGCCCCTCTGGCTGCGGCAAGACGACCACGCTCCGCTGTATCGCCGGCTTCGAGTCCCCGACCGAGGGGACCGTCCGCTTCGACGGCGAGTCGATGGCCGGCGTCGCGCCCGAGTCGCGGGGCGTCGGCGTCGTGTTCCAGAACTACGCGCTGTTCCCGCATCTCAGCGTCGGCGAGAACGTCGCCTACGGCCTCCGCTTTACCGACCCGCCGGGCGGCGGCTCCCGCGACGGGCGCGTCGCGGAACTGCTGGACCTCGTCGACCTCTCGGGGTTCGAAGACCGCGACCCCGACTCGCTTTCGGGCGGGCAGCAACAGCGAGTCGCGCTCGCCCGCGCCCTCGCACCCGGCCCGGACCTGCTGCTCCTCGACGAGCCGATGTCGGCGCTGGACGCCCGACTCAGGGACCGACTCCGCCGGCAGGTAAAACGCATCCAGTCGGAGCTCGGCGTGACGACCGTCTACGTCACCCACGACCAGTCGGAGGCGCTCGCGGTCTCAGACCGGGTGGCCGTCCTCAACCGCGGCCGCGTCGAGCAGGTCGGCCGACCCCGCGAACTCTACCACCGCCCGCGGACGCGGTTCGTCGCGGAGTTCCTCGGCGAGAACAACGTCCTCGACGCAGTCGTCGAGTCTCGACCAGAAACGGGGGGGATTCGCGTCGGTGTCGGCGACGCGGTGTTCACGCTGGCCGAGGGGCGACGCGTCCTCGGGCGGGCGGGGGAGGTCTCCGGCGAACGTGCTGAAACCGATGAGAAAGCCGGGGACCGACCCGCACGTCCTGCGCCCGGCGACGATCTCACCTTCTGCGTCCGGCCCGAACAGCTCCGGGTTGGCGCGGGGACGAACCAGATTCTCGGGACCGTCGTCGACACCGAGTTTCAGGGGGCGACGACGCGGGTCAGACTCGACTGGGGCGGGACGGAACTCGTCGTGGCGGTCGAAGACGGCGGCGAGAAGTCGGACGCGGCGTTCGAGGTCGGGACGACGCTGGAAGTCGGGTTCGCCCCGGCGTCGGCCCACATCGTCGAGTAG
- a CDS encoding class I SAM-dependent methyltransferase encodes MSVRDEFDAWAADGRDKGMEDRHWHTAKHALARMPVEEGDTVVDLGTGSGYALRALRDTKGIGRGFGLDGSPEMVQNAREYTDTDDLSFLVGDFDDLPFEDDSVDHVWSMEAFYYAADPHHTLEEIARILKPGGTFYCAVNYYEENVHSHEWQDLISIDMTRWSHAEYREAFRDAGLHVAEQDSIADLDIDIPAASEFPTDDWETREEMVERYRTFGTLLTVGVAP; translated from the coding sequence ATGAGCGTCCGCGACGAGTTCGACGCCTGGGCGGCCGACGGCCGCGACAAGGGCATGGAGGACCGACACTGGCACACCGCGAAGCACGCGCTCGCACGGATGCCCGTTGAGGAAGGCGACACAGTCGTCGACCTCGGAACCGGAAGCGGCTACGCCCTGCGCGCGCTCCGCGACACGAAGGGCATCGGCCGCGGCTTCGGCCTCGACGGCTCGCCCGAGATGGTCCAGAACGCCCGCGAGTACACCGACACCGACGACCTCTCGTTTCTCGTCGGCGACTTCGACGACCTCCCGTTCGAGGACGACAGCGTCGACCACGTCTGGTCGATGGAGGCGTTCTACTACGCCGCCGACCCGCACCACACCCTCGAAGAAATCGCCCGTATCCTCAAGCCGGGCGGCACGTTCTACTGCGCGGTCAATTATTACGAGGAGAACGTCCACTCCCACGAGTGGCAGGACCTCATCTCCATCGACATGACCCGCTGGTCCCACGCGGAGTACCGCGAGGCGTTCCGCGACGCCGGCCTCCACGTCGCCGAACAGGACTCCATCGCCGACCTCGACATCGACATCCCGGCGGCCTCGGAGTTCCCGACCGACGACTGGGAGACCCGCGAGGAGATGGTCGAGCGCTACCGGACGTTCGGCACGCTTCTGACCGTCGGCGTCGCGCCCTGA
- a CDS encoding DUF2391 family protein — MVGVRRRFALADTAQQVVGGFLLAGPFVVTEEVWVLARSMSFAQALLTLFIVLAVGYGALYKADDRDPDREREVGGIPVRFISLISVSYLSVFILALAFDAPGTFLSDVSGEVLVTVLGYELDLAVLRITLKATSVGAVFSVIGAATADSLF, encoded by the coding sequence ATGGTCGGAGTCCGCCGCCGGTTCGCGCTCGCCGACACCGCCCAGCAGGTCGTCGGCGGGTTCCTCCTCGCGGGACCGTTCGTCGTCACCGAGGAGGTGTGGGTGCTCGCGCGGAGCATGTCGTTCGCGCAGGCGCTGCTCACGCTCTTTATTGTGCTCGCGGTCGGCTACGGCGCGCTCTACAAGGCCGACGACCGCGACCCCGACAGAGAGCGCGAGGTCGGCGGGATTCCCGTCCGGTTCATCTCGCTCATCTCCGTCTCGTACCTCTCCGTGTTCATCCTCGCGCTCGCGTTCGACGCGCCGGGGACGTTCCTCTCGGACGTGTCGGGAGAGGTCCTCGTCACCGTGCTGGGGTACGAACTCGACCTCGCGGTGCTCCGCATCACGCTCAAGGCGACGAGCGTCGGCGCGGTGTTCAGCGTCATCGGCGCGGCCACGGCCGACTCGCTGTTCTGA
- a CDS encoding ATPase involved in flagella biogenesis produces MDYELAIEDAPETIPGGTGILLLHPSIGETDRIDTDFFKVDTDRFLVISTRTTAREVEQKLEHYEVDESSATILDTLSIERGYSRRSSDNIYYVAAPDDLDAIVEKTRQFLERHDGKLRLSVDSVTEMAYYADEDRAFEATKQILELLDEFDAVGLFHLSKEVHDQETLDRFRELFDGVVDLEEDGTVTTEF; encoded by the coding sequence ATGGATTACGAGCTCGCCATCGAAGACGCGCCCGAGACGATTCCGGGCGGCACAGGTATCTTGCTCCTTCATCCGAGCATCGGCGAGACCGACCGCATCGACACCGACTTCTTCAAGGTCGACACCGACCGCTTCCTCGTCATCTCGACGCGGACGACCGCGCGCGAAGTCGAGCAGAAACTGGAACACTACGAGGTCGACGAGTCCAGCGCCACCATCCTCGACACGCTCTCTATCGAGCGGGGCTACTCCCGGCGCAGTTCGGACAACATCTACTACGTCGCGGCCCCCGACGACCTCGACGCCATCGTCGAGAAGACCCGGCAGTTCCTCGAACGCCACGACGGAAAGCTCCGGCTCAGCGTCGATTCCGTCACGGAGATGGCGTACTACGCCGACGAGGACCGCGCCTTCGAAGCGACGAAGCAGATTCTCGAACTCCTCGACGAGTTCGACGCGGTGGGACTGTTCCACCTCTCGAAGGAAGTCCACGACCAGGAGACGCTCGACCGCTTCCGCGAACTGTTCGACGGCGTCGTCGACCTCGAAGAGGACGGCACCGTCACGACCGAGTTCTGA
- a CDS encoding ferredoxin, protein MKVEYDRDTCIGMFQCVDEWEGFEKNVDDGKADLVDAEETDDGVFVREVPEDAEFDAKFAARVCPVEAIRILDDDGEQLVP, encoded by the coding sequence ATGAAAGTCGAGTACGACCGCGACACCTGCATCGGCATGTTCCAGTGTGTCGACGAGTGGGAGGGCTTCGAGAAGAACGTCGACGACGGCAAGGCCGACCTCGTCGACGCCGAGGAGACCGACGACGGCGTCTTCGTCCGCGAGGTTCCGGAGGACGCCGAGTTCGACGCGAAGTTCGCCGCCCGCGTCTGCCCCGTCGAGGCCATCCGCATCCTCGACGACGACGGCGAACAGCTCGTTCCCTGA
- a CDS encoding ATP-dependent DNA helicase encodes MRTADLTGLPTGVPEALRDEGIEELYPPQAEAVEAGLTDGESLVAAVPTASGKTLIAELAMLSSVARGGKALYIVPLRALASEKKAEFERWEEYGIDVGVSTGNYESDGEWLSSRDIIVATSEKVDSLVRNNAAWMDQLTCVVADEVHLVDDRHRGPTLEVTLAKLRRLNPNLQVVALSATVGNAGVVADWLDAELVKSDWRPIDLKMGVHYGNAVSFADGSQREVPVGRGERQTPALVADALEGDGEGDQGSSLVFVNSRRNAESAARRMADVTERYVTGDERSDLAELAAEIRDVSDTETSEDLANAVAKGAAFHHAGLAAEHRTLVEDAFRDRLIKCICATPTLAAGVNTPSRRVVVRDWQRYDGDYGGMKPLDVLEVHQMMGRAGRPGLDPYGEAVLLAKDADARDELFERYIWADAEDVRSKLAAEPALRTHLLATVASGFAHTREGLLEFLDQTLYATQTDDPERLGQVTDRVLDYLEVNGFVEFEGETIRATPVGHTVSRLYLDPMSAAEIIDGLEWAADHRNEKLRALADERPEKPKRDRSESDDRPGGFQRASEMVAAGGEGDDGADGGEGDDDTDEFETDRTYPTPLGLYHLVCRTPDMYQLYLKSGDRETYTELCYEREPEFLGRVPSEYEDVAFEDWLSALKTAKLLEDWVGEVDEDRITERYGVGPGDIRGKVETAEWLLGAAERLASELDLDSVYAVREAKKRVEYGVREELLDLAGVRGVGRKRARRLFEAGVESRADLREADKSRILAALRGRRKTAENILEAAGRKDPSMDEVDEGDAPDDAVPDDAGFETAKERADQQASLGDFE; translated from the coding sequence ATGCGAACTGCGGACCTGACGGGCCTGCCGACGGGGGTTCCCGAGGCCCTCCGCGACGAGGGCATCGAGGAGTTGTACCCGCCGCAGGCCGAGGCCGTCGAGGCCGGGCTGACAGACGGCGAGAGCCTCGTGGCCGCCGTCCCGACGGCGAGCGGGAAGACGCTCATCGCCGAACTGGCGATGCTGTCGAGCGTCGCGCGCGGCGGGAAGGCGCTGTACATCGTCCCGCTCCGGGCGCTCGCCTCCGAGAAGAAAGCCGAGTTCGAGCGCTGGGAGGAGTACGGCATCGACGTGGGCGTCTCGACCGGCAACTACGAGTCCGACGGCGAGTGGCTCTCCTCGCGCGACATCATCGTCGCCACCTCCGAGAAGGTCGACTCGCTCGTCCGGAACAACGCGGCGTGGATGGACCAACTCACCTGCGTCGTCGCCGACGAGGTCCACCTCGTCGACGACAGACATCGCGGGCCGACGCTTGAGGTCACGCTGGCGAAGCTCCGCCGGCTCAACCCGAACCTGCAGGTCGTCGCGCTCTCGGCGACCGTCGGCAACGCGGGCGTCGTCGCCGACTGGCTCGACGCGGAACTCGTCAAGTCCGACTGGCGACCCATCGACCTCAAGATGGGCGTCCACTACGGCAACGCCGTCTCCTTCGCCGACGGGAGCCAACGCGAGGTGCCGGTCGGCCGCGGGGAAAGACAGACGCCCGCGCTCGTCGCCGACGCGCTGGAGGGCGACGGCGAGGGCGACCAGGGCTCCTCGCTCGTCTTCGTGAACTCGCGGCGCAACGCGGAGTCCGCGGCCCGCCGCATGGCCGACGTGACGGAGCGGTACGTCACCGGCGACGAGCGGAGCGACCTCGCGGAACTCGCCGCCGAGATACGCGACGTGTCCGACACCGAGACCTCCGAGGACCTCGCCAACGCGGTCGCCAAGGGCGCGGCGTTCCACCACGCGGGACTCGCCGCAGAGCACCGAACGCTCGTGGAAGACGCCTTCCGCGACAGACTCATCAAGTGCATCTGCGCGACGCCGACGCTCGCCGCCGGCGTCAACACCCCGAGCCGCCGCGTCGTCGTCCGCGACTGGCAGCGCTACGACGGCGACTACGGCGGGATGAAACCGCTGGACGTGCTCGAAGTCCACCAGATGATGGGTCGGGCCGGCCGACCCGGCCTCGACCCCTACGGCGAGGCGGTGCTGCTCGCGAAGGACGCGGACGCCCGCGACGAACTGTTCGAGCGGTACATCTGGGCCGACGCCGAGGACGTGCGGTCGAAGCTCGCGGCCGAGCCCGCCCTGCGGACGCACCTGCTCGCCACGGTTGCTTCCGGCTTCGCCCACACCCGCGAGGGATTGCTCGAGTTCCTCGACCAGACGCTGTATGCGACCCAGACCGACGACCCCGAGCGACTCGGACAGGTGACGGACCGCGTGCTCGATTACCTCGAAGTGAACGGGTTCGTCGAGTTCGAAGGCGAGACGATTCGGGCGACACCCGTCGGCCACACCGTCTCGCGGCTCTACCTCGACCCGATGAGCGCTGCCGAAATCATCGACGGCCTCGAATGGGCCGCTGACCACCGGAACGAGAAGCTCCGGGCGCTCGCGGACGAGAGGCCCGAGAAGCCGAAACGAGACCGGAGCGAATCCGACGACCGGCCCGGCGGCTTCCAGCGGGCGAGCGAGATGGTCGCCGCAGGTGGCGAAGGAGACGACGGCGCGGACGGGGGCGAGGGAGACGACGACACCGACGAGTTCGAGACGGACCGGACGTATCCGACGCCGCTCGGCCTCTATCACCTCGTCTGCCGGACGCCGGACATGTATCAGCTCTACCTGAAGTCCGGCGACCGCGAGACGTACACCGAACTCTGCTACGAGCGCGAACCGGAGTTCCTCGGTCGCGTCCCCTCCGAGTACGAGGACGTGGCGTTCGAAGACTGGCTGTCGGCGCTGAAGACCGCGAAACTCCTCGAAGACTGGGTCGGCGAGGTGGACGAGGACCGCATCACCGAGCGCTACGGCGTCGGCCCCGGCGACATCCGCGGGAAAGTCGAGACCGCCGAATGGCTCCTCGGCGCGGCCGAGCGACTCGCCTCCGAACTCGACCTCGATTCGGTGTACGCGGTCCGCGAGGCGAAAAAGCGCGTCGAGTACGGCGTCCGCGAGGAACTGCTCGACCTCGCCGGCGTCCGCGGCGTCGGCCGAAAGCGCGCCCGTCGGCTGTTCGAGGCTGGCGTCGAGAGCCGGGCCGACCTCCGCGAGGCCGACAAGTCGCGCATTCTCGCGGCCCTCCGGGGTCGAAGGAAAACCGCGGAGAACATCCTCGAAGCCGCGGGTCGGAAGGACCCGTCGATGGACGAGGTAGACGAGGGCGACGCGCCGGACGACGCCGTCCCCGACGACGCCGGCTTCGAGACGGCCAAAGAGCGCGCCGACCAGCAGGCCAGTCTGGGTGATTTCGAATGA
- the cgi121 gene encoding KEOPS complex subunit Cgi121: protein MRLVEAEATVSDLDSFIAVVSDVADETGATVQAFDARYVVDREHLEQATELADRAIARGNEIARDRAVEILLYASGRRQINRAFEIGVSEGTLPVVILVDGGDEADAEAALFDRLDLEPAETLGDYDEALVRDVFDVGETELKVADGDLPALVKERVALLAVER from the coding sequence ATGAGACTCGTCGAAGCCGAGGCGACCGTCTCGGACCTCGATTCGTTCATCGCGGTCGTCAGCGACGTGGCCGACGAGACGGGCGCGACGGTGCAGGCGTTCGACGCCCGGTACGTCGTGGACCGCGAGCACCTCGAACAGGCGACCGAACTCGCCGACCGGGCCATCGCCCGCGGCAACGAAATCGCCCGCGACCGCGCCGTCGAAATCCTCCTCTACGCGAGCGGCCGCCGGCAGATTAACCGCGCGTTCGAAATCGGCGTCTCGGAGGGAACGCTCCCCGTCGTGATTCTCGTCGACGGCGGCGACGAGGCCGACGCCGAGGCCGCGCTGTTCGACCGACTCGACCTCGAACCCGCAGAGACCCTCGGCGACTACGACGAAGCGCTCGTCCGCGACGTGTTCGACGTGGGCGAGACGGAGTTGAAGGTCGCCGACGGCGACCTCCCCGCGCTGGTCAAAGAACGAGTGGCGCTGCTCGCGGTCGAACGCTAA
- a CDS encoding IMP cyclohydrolase — translation MYVGRFVVVGPGIGAYRVSSRSFPNRQVVDRDDALTVGPTPDAPETDNPYIAYNCVREGGDYVVVGNGSQVDPIAEKLDLGYPPRDALAEILLALDYEKDDYDTPRIAGIVGDDEAFIGIVRKDALVVEAVTEPTLVATYEEDDPRAFDLDAETAADAARELYDHEFEHAVCAAAATVGDAVETAFYNGE, via the coding sequence ATGTACGTCGGACGTTTCGTCGTCGTTGGCCCCGGAATCGGTGCGTATCGCGTCTCCTCTCGGTCCTTCCCGAACCGACAGGTCGTCGACCGGGACGACGCCCTGACCGTCGGGCCGACGCCCGACGCCCCCGAGACCGACAACCCCTACATCGCCTACAACTGCGTCCGCGAGGGCGGCGACTACGTCGTCGTCGGCAACGGCTCGCAGGTCGACCCCATCGCGGAGAAACTCGACCTCGGCTACCCGCCGCGCGACGCCCTCGCCGAGATTCTGCTCGCGCTCGACTACGAGAAGGACGACTACGACACGCCCCGAATCGCGGGCATCGTCGGTGACGACGAGGCGTTCATCGGCATCGTCCGCAAGGACGCCCTCGTCGTGGAAGCCGTCACCGAACCCACGCTCGTGGCGACCTACGAGGAAGACGACCCGCGCGCGTTCGACCTCGATGCGGAGACCGCCGCCGACGCGGCCCGCGAACTGTACGACCACGAGTTCGAACACGCCGTCTGCGCCGCCGCCGCGACCGTCGGCGACGCGGTCGAGACCGCCTTCTACAACGGCGAGTAA
- a CDS encoding metallophosphoesterase: protein MRLGVISDVHGNLPALDAVLESMPPVDGLVCAGDVVGYNPWPEECVSELAERDVPTVSGNHDRAVTSGTGFRFNSMAAAGVDYARDALSPASMEWLSGLPKTRTLADGRVKLAHGHPDHPDRYTYPDDFSPSLLDGEDLLVLGHTHVQGHRIYDDGIVLNPGSVGQPRDGDPRAAYAVADLDAMEIETERVAYDIDRVAERVREVGLPERLASRLYEGK, encoded by the coding sequence ATGCGTCTGGGCGTCATCTCGGACGTGCACGGGAACCTCCCTGCACTCGACGCGGTACTCGAATCGATGCCGCCGGTCGACGGTCTGGTCTGTGCCGGCGACGTGGTCGGCTACAATCCGTGGCCCGAGGAGTGCGTGTCCGAACTCGCCGAGCGGGACGTGCCGACGGTCTCGGGGAACCACGACCGCGCGGTCACGTCGGGGACCGGCTTCCGCTTCAACAGTATGGCGGCCGCGGGAGTCGACTACGCCCGCGACGCGCTGTCGCCGGCGTCGATGGAGTGGCTCTCCGGGCTTCCGAAGACCCGCACCCTTGCCGACGGCCGGGTCAAACTCGCCCACGGCCACCCCGACCATCCCGACCGCTACACCTATCCCGACGACTTCTCGCCGTCGCTCCTCGACGGCGAGGACCTGCTGGTGTTGGGTCATACCCACGTGCAGGGTCACCGAATCTACGACGACGGAATCGTCCTGAATCCCGGGAGCGTCGGTCAGCCCCGCGACGGCGACCCGCGGGCGGCCTACGCGGTCGCCGATCTCGACGCGATGGAAATCGAAACGGAGCGCGTTGCCTACGACATCGACCGCGTCGCAGAGCGCGTGCGCGAGGTCGGCCTGCCGGAGCGACTGGCGAGTCGGCTGTACGAGGGGAAGTAG